The genomic DNA ACGATGGCGAGATAGAACGCCAACGTCCCGCCGAAGAGAGCGATGCGGTGACGGCTCATCCGCGGTGGCTCTATCTTCGGCGGTTCCGGCTCCCGGTCCAGCCGGGCAAAGATGTCGGTACGCACCCAATCGACGTTACAGCGAGTGAGTGCGCGTTCCGGTCGATCCGGCCGCTTTGTGATGACGATGTGATGTGGACTATGTCTCAGCCAGGCATCTTTTCCTGACCGTTCGGCGAATCCCGGAGACCGTGCGATCCATTTTCCCGCACTCATTTCGGAAGAGTGTTTGGGTATCCGCGAATAACAAAGAACGATGCCCTTTGCATTTCTGCGGCCGTCGCGCCCGGGGTGAACGGACGGTGCAGGGCCGGTCACGGGGCGGGTCCGGTGTGCACCCACGGCGGCGACAGGCGCCGTCCGTCGGGGGCCGGGTGAGGAGTCCGGCGTGGCGTACGCCACACTCCATGGCCCGCCGAGGTATGAGATGGACCACGTGTGGCAACGCCGAACTCGCGTACGCTGACGGATCACTCGCCCGTCGATGCCGGGCCTGGAGGGGCAGCAGACGCTGCATCCCCGGTTGGCCTGCCGAGCGCGAGGCCTTTTGGGAGGTACATGCATGTCCGGGACGACCACAGCCCGACTCCGGCTGCGCGCAGCCGCCGACGGTGCCAACCGATGGGTCGTCCTGGTCGTCCTCTGCCTCAGCCTGCTGCTCGTGGCGCTCGACGCCACCGTGCTGCACGTGGCCGTCCCCGCCGTCACCGAGGACCTCCGGCCGAGCGCCGTCGGTCTGCTGTGGATCGTGGACGCCTATCCACTGGTCTGTGCCTCGCTGCTGATCCTCTTCGGGACCCTCGGTGACCGGGTCGGCCGCCGGCGCATACTGCTGCTCGGCTACGCCCTCTTCGCGGTGGCCTCCGCGGTTGCCGCGATGGCCGACAGCCCGGGCGTCCTCATAGCGGCGCGCGCCCTGCTCGGGGTCGGCGGCGCGATGATCATGCCGGCGACCCTGTCGATCCTCCGCCAGGTCTTCCCCGACCGGCGTGAGCGGGCCGTCGCCATCGGAGTGTGGACCGCGGTCGCCGCGGTCGGCGCGGCCACCGGGCCCGTCATCGGCGGTTTCCTCGTCGAACACTTCTGGTGGGGCTCGGTCTTTCTGATCAACATCCCGCTGATGGCCCTGATCCTTCCGATCGGCCGGCTGCTGCTGCCCGAGTCGCGGGGCAGCGATGACGGCCCCTGGGACGTGTTCGGCGCGCTGATGGCCGCGGCCGGAGTGCTCGGTGTGGTCCTCGGTGTGAAGCGCGCGGGCACCGGCGAGGGGATTTTCGTCCTCGCCACCCTCGTGCCGCTGTTCCTGGGCGGCGCGCTGATCGTCGCGTTCGTACGCCGGCAGAAGCGCCGTACGCATCCACTGATCGACATAGGGATGTTCGCCAGACCCGCCTTCTCCACCGCGGTCGGCTGCATCGTCCTCGCCATGCTGGCCCTGGTCGGTCTCGAACTGATCGCGGTCCAGTACCTTCAGCTGGTCCTGGGCCTCAGCCCACTGGAGACCGGTCTGCGGCTGCTGCCGCTCACCTTCGCCGCGATGGCGGCGGGTGCCACCGGCTCGTACACCCTGCGCCGGGTCGGCCCGCGCCGGATGGTCGGCTGGGGCTTCGTGCTCACGGCGGCCTCGGTGCTGCTCCTGACCCTGATGGGGCAGCACGACCGGCCCGGTCTGCTGACCGTTTCGTTCGTCGTGCTCGGCTTCGGGCTCCAGTCCACGCTCTTCGGTGCGTACGAATCGATGCTCAGCGAGGCCCCGGCGGACCGGGCCGGTGGCGCGGCGGCCATCGGCGAGACCTCGTACCAGCTGGGAGCGGGCATGGGGATCGCGCTGCTCGGCAGCGTGATGAACGCCGCCTACACCCCTGGGCTGGCCAAGCTCTCCGGGGCGGGCGTTCCCGCCGAGGCCTCCACCGCCGCCTCCCACTCGCTGGGCGAGGCCTATCAGGTGGCGTCCCGGCTGGGCGGTCCGCTGGGCCAGGTGCTCCGGACCACGGCCCGGCACGCCTTCGTCAACGGTCTGCACGTGACGCTGCTGGTCAGCGCGGGGTTGCTGCTGCTCGGCGCGCTCGCGGCGCTGCGGCTGCCGCGGGTGATGGAGTGCCCGCCGCGGGTTCTCTGCGATCCGCACGATGTGCAGGGCGACCACGAGTCCCGTGAGACCAAGGCGTTCCACGGTCCCCAGGGAGCCCCTGGACAGGGACGTCGGAACCCGCCCCGTTCGCTGCCTGTCCGGCGGCAACCCGCCGAGGCCACCGGCTCTGGACGAGCGGCACACTGAGCCGTAACGTCAGCACGACGCCATAACTAACACTGCTAGTTTTAGTACCGTGCGAGCCGCCGGAGGCACTCTCATGTCCACCACCGAGTCCGCTGAGTCCGCGAAGCCGTCGAAGCTGCCGCCCTTCGACCCCGCCGACCCGATCGGCATCGACGATCTGCTCGGCCCCGAGGACCTCGCGATCCGCTCCACCGTCCGTGCCTGGGCCGACAGCCGGGTCCTGCCGCACATCGCCGAGTGGTACGAGAACGGCGAGCTGCCCGGCATCCGTGAGCTGGCCCGCGAGCTCGGCTCGATCGGTGCCCTCGGCATGTCCCTCCAGGGGTACGGCTGCGCGGGCGCCACCGCCGTCCAGTACGGCCTGGCCTGCCTGGAGCTCGAAGCGGCGGACTCCGGGATCCGCTCGCTCGTCTCCGTCCAGGGTTCCCTCGCCATGTACGCCATCCACCGCTTCGGCTCCGAGGAGCAGAAGGAGCGGTGGCTGCCCGGGATGGCGGCCGGCGAGATCATCGGCTGCTTCGGGCTCACCGAGCCGGACCACGGCTCCGACCCGGCCGGGATGCGGACGTACGCCAAGCGGGAACCGGGGGGTGCCGCCGCCTCGGACGATGTCGGAAGCGGGGGAGACTGGGTCCTCAGCGGCCGCAAGATGTGGATCACCAACGGCTCGGTGGCCGGGGTGGCCGTCGTCTGGGCACAGACCGACGAGGGCATCCGCGGCTTCGTCGTGCCGACCGATACCCCCGGCTTCTCGGCGCCCGAGATCAAGCACAAGTGGTCGCTGCGCGCCTCCGTCACCAGTGAGCTGGTACTCGACGAGGTACGGCTGCCCGCCGATGCCGTACTCCCCGGGGTCACCGGCCTGCGCGGTCCGCTCAGCTGCCTCAGCCACGCCCGCTACGGCATCGTCTGGGGAGCCATGGGCGCCGCACGCGCCAGCTTCGAGGCAGCGGTCGACTACGCGAAGACCCGGGAACAGTTCGGGAGGCCGATCGGCGGCTTCCAGCTCACTCAGGCCAAGCTCGCGGACATGGCCGTCGAACTGCACAAGGGCATCCTGCTCGCCCACCATCTGGGCCGTCGGATGGACGCGGGCAGGCTCCGCCCGGAGCAGGTCAGTTTCGGAAAGCTCAACAATGTGCGGGAGGCGATCGAGATCTGCCGCACCTCACGCACAATTCTCGGCGCCAACGGGATCTCGCTCGAGTACCCGGTGATGCGGCATGCGACGAATCTGGAGTCGGTGCTCACCTATGAGGGCACCGTGGAGATGCACCAGCTGGTGCTGGGCAAGGCACTCACCGGTCTGGACGCATTCCGGTAGAACCGGACGCCTGCCGGACCTTCCGGCGAGCGCCCTGCTCAGCTCTGGTTGAAGAAGCCGTCGGCCGGTCGGCCGGCGGCTTCGCCACTGACCACGTGGGTGTCGGCCGGGGTCAGCAGGAAGACCCGGGTGGCGACGCGGTCGATCGACCCGCGCAGTCCGAAGATCAGCCCCGCGGCGAAGTCCACGACACGCTTCGCGTCCGAGGGGTCCATGGCCGTGAGGTTCATGATCACAGGGACGCCGTCCCGGAAGAGCTCGCCGATACCGCGGGCGTCCCGGAAGCTGTCCGGGGTGACCGTGGCGATCCGGCGGCCCGTCTCCTCGGCCGCCTCGGAGACCACCTGCACCCGTGGGTCGGTCACCCAGGCATTGCCGGTCCCGGTCCGTGCACCCTCGGCGTACTCGTCATCGTCGTCGTAGTAACGCTCGTCGTTGTCCTCTACGAGGCCCAGCCAGGCACTCGCCTTGCGCACCGATCCCATGGACGCCTCCTCTCACCGCGGTTCCTTGGTGTTCCGCATCTCATTCGTATCCCTATGGTCGACCATGATGCGGATCGTGCGCCAAGTGGATAGTCGGCGCGCAGGGGATTCGTGACGTTACTGGTGCAGAAGATGTGGCGATTCGTCAAGGTTCCTCCTGCATAGGGCCCCTGGTGAAAAGAAAATATGATGTCCCGGTCCGTACGGGTGACGTGAGGTGCGTACGGGTGAACGGGTCACTCGATACGATGCCCGTCGCGCACACGCACGAGTGCGGCGCACGTCGGAACGACTCTCGGGGGATCGTCGTGTTCGGAATAGTCAGGCCCTGCGCCCATCGGTTGTCGGAGGGCCTCAAGACCGAGTGGATGGCCCATCTCTGTGGGCTCTGCCTCGCACTTCGCTCGGACCACGGGCAGTTCGCCCGGATCGTCACGAACTATGACGGCCTGATCGTCTCGGTCCTGACGGAGGCTCAGGCCGAGCGCACCACCGGATGGCGACGTACCGCGGGGCCCTGTCCACTGCGCTCCATGCGGACCGCTCCGGTCGCCCGAGGCGAGGGGGCCAGGCTGGCGGCCGCCGTCTCGCTGGTGCTCGCCTCGGCGAAGGTACGGGACCACATAGCGGACGGGGACGGGCTGTTGAGGCGCCGCCCGGTCGCCGCGGCCGCCCGCCGGGTCGCCGCGGGCTGGGACCGGGCCGGTGCGCGTACCGGCGCGGAGCTGGGATTCGACACCGCCGTCCTCGTGGACGCCGTCGACCGGCAGGCCGGCGTCGAGCGGCTCGCCGGACCGGGCACCCCGCTGCTGACGGTCACCGAACCCACCGAGTCGGCCACCGCGGCGGCCTTCGCCCACACCGCCGCGCTCGCGGGCCGGCCGTGGAACGCCGAGCCTCTCGCCGAGGCCGGCCGGCTCTTCGGGCGGCTCGCACATCTGCTGGATGCCGTGGAGGACCAGGAAGCTGACGCCGCGTCGGGTGCCTGGAATCCGCTCACCGCCACCGGCACCTCGCGCGCAGAGGCCCGGCGGTTGTGCGACGACGCGCTGCGTGGTGTGCGGCTGGCGCTGGGCGACGCCGAATTCACCGACGACAAGCTGACGCATGTGCTGCTCGTGCACGAACTGCGGCGTTCGGTGGACCGGGCCTTCGCCACGCAGACGTGCTCGCACCAGGAGGATGCGCGGCGCACCGATGAGGATCTGACGGACGGGCAGCGGACGGAGCCCTCCGCGAAGGCACCGGGCGGCGCGGCGGGGCTGCGGCGGACCGGGTCCTTCGGGCCGCCGCCGGGCAATCCGTACGCGCCGAACAACCCCGGCAGCCCGTTCGGCCCGCCCCAGCCCCCGCCGGAGCCGCCGCGTGACCGGCGTGGGCTGATCACGGGCTGTCTGGTGTGGGCGGGCCTCGCCTGCACCTGCCAGATGTGCTGCGGGACCTTCGAGGACCCGTGGAGCCGGCAGCGGCGCGAGGGGCTGTGCAGCCAGTGCGACTGCAGCGACTGCTGCGATGCGTGCGACTGCTGCGGCAACTGCGGGGACTGCTGCAGCTCCTGCGACTGCTGCGACTGCGACTGCGGGTGCGACTGCTGAGCCACGCCCCGGGCCGGCTCGACGGCCCCGGGATCACTTGATCTCGGGCGGCGAGATCCGGGAGGACTCGATCGCCGACGCGCCGATGCCCCACTTCTTGAGGATGCGGTCGTACGTTCCGTCCGCCTTGAGCCCGTTGACCGCCGCCTGGAAGGCGGGCGCCAGCGGAGTGCCCTTCTTGAACGCGAAGCCGACGTCGAGCCGCTTGAACTCATTGAGGAAACGCACGCCCTCCTGCTGCTCGACCGCATAGCGCAACCCGTTGATGGTCGACATCACCACGTCGCTGCGGCCCTGCTGGAGCGAGGCCCAGACGGCCGCCAGGTCGGAGTAGGTCTTCACGTCGTACGGCTTCCTGCCCGCCTCGGCGCACCGGTGCTTGTTCTCCTCCAGCGTCACCTCGAAGGTGGTGCCCGCGGCGGTGCCCACGGTCAGGCCGCAGAGCTGGGTGAGATCGGTGACCTTCGCCAGCTTGCTGTCGTCGCGGACCGCGAAGCCCTGCCCGTCATTGAGGTACGTGACGAAGTCGATCGTCCGGCGGCGCTCGTCGGTGACCCCGAAGTTTCCCGTCCCCAGGTCGTACTTCCCGCTGCCCAGCGCAGGCAGGATCGCCTCGAAGGCGGCCACCTCGCGCTTCAGCTTCAGGCCCAGCGCCCTGGCCACGGCGTCCGCGACGTCGATGTCGGTGCCCGCCACGGTCTTCCCGTCCGGCAGATAGGTGGCACCGGGCGGTGTGCCGACGCTGGAGGCGATGGTCAGCGCGCCGGCGGCTCGGACATCGGGGGGCAGCAGCGCGGCCGCGGCCTTGTTCTTCTTGACCGACGACACGACGTCCTGCGTCGGAACCCTCCCCTTGGCGGAGGCGGCCGGGCCGGCCGCGCCGGCCGGAGCTGCTGCGGGATCGCCGGACCCGCACGCGGTGAGAGCGACTGCGGCGACGGTGATCAGCGCGAAGGCGGCGGTGTGCCGGGTACGGGGCATGAGGTGTGGTTCTCCAGGTTCGTCGACCGTGCGCGGGGCAGCCGGGCAGCGCCGGGCGGCGCGCCACGGCAGCACGGCCACGGGCGGGGCGAAGGAAGAGCGGAGGAAGCTCGGAACGGCGAACAGCCTGAGGGGAGGGTGCAGCGACGTTGTGTACGTGAAGACGCGCAGGGAACGGTGCTCAGGCGCCGGACACGGCGCGAGGCACGGACGCGAGAAACCGCAGGGGGGTCAGCTCAACAGGAGGAGGACCACACGCGACCGAAGTCGATGTGGGAGCGCTTGACCAGCCACTGCTGCGAATGCATGGCCCAAGTGGAACAGGCCATCCACTGGTCCGTCAACTGACCTGAGACGTATGACTCACAGTGTGGACAGGCTTGACAATATGTCGTGAACAGCGCTTACCTCTGAAGCGGATCGCGCTGAGGGGCCCGGTCCGCGTTGTGTTCTTCCGTGAAGGCACGTCCCGTGTTCGATCTCTGCATCCACGGAGCCTTCGCATGTCTGCGCAGACAGATGCCTTTCCTCAATCACGCCCGGCCCCGCTCTCCGAGGGCAGCGGCAAGGACAATGACGCCGACCGCCTGCGGATCGTCCCGGTGCGCCGAACAGGCCAGTGGACAGCGGCCGTTGTGGTCCTGCTGCTGCTCGCCCTGGCGCTGAACTCGGTCATCCGCAACGACGCCTTCCAGTGGGACGTCGTCGGCGACTACTTCAGCACCGCCTCCGTCCTGCGCGGCCTCGGCCTCACCCTCTGGCTCACCGCCCTCGTCATGGCGCTCGGCTTCGCCCTCGGCACACTGCTGGCGGTACTCAGGCTCTCCGCCAACCGTGTGCTTCAGGCGGTCAGTTGGGGCTACGTCTGGCTCTTCAGGTCCACCCCGATCCTGGTCCAGCTGCTCTTCTGGTTCAACATCGGTGCGCTCTACCCGGAGATCCTCGGTGTCCGTACGGTGAACCTCCTCGGGCCCGTCACGGTCGCCGTCATCGGCCTCACCCTGCATGAGGCCGCGTACGCGGCCGAAGTGGTCCGCGGCGGCATCCTGTCCGTCGAGCGCGGGCAGATCGAGGCCGCTCAGTCGCTGGGCCTCGGCGCCTGGCGCCGGTTCCGCCGGATCGTGCTGCCGCAGGCGATGCGCTCCATCGTCCCGCCCGCCGGGAACATGCTGATCGGCACGCTCAAGGGCACCTCGATCGTCAGCATCATCGCCGTGCAGGACCTGCTCTATTCGGTGCAACTCGTGTACCACCGCACCTACCAGGTGATCCCTCTGCTGCTCGTCGCCACTCTCTGGTACGTGGTGGTCACCTCGCTGCTCAGCGTCGGCCAGCACTACATCGAACGGCACTACGCCCGTGGCACGGCGGGTGCCCGGTGAGCGTCGGGCCGGCCCTCGTCATCGTGGGCGCCGGGCCACGCGGCACCGGCCTCATCGAGCGCATCGCCGCCAACGCCCCCGAGCTGTACGAAGGCCGGCGGCTGGACATCCATCTCGTCGACCCGTACCCGCCCGGCGGCGGCCGGATCTGGCGGCGCGACCAGTCCCCGCTGCTCTGGATGAACTCCATGGCCGAGGACGTCACCATGTTCACCGACGACACGGTCCAGCAGGAGGGGCCGATACGTCCGGGGCCCGCACTGCACACCTGGGCGGCCGACGTCCGCGACGGCCGGGTCGCCCTTGGAGTCGAACCGGAACTCCTGGACCGGATAAAGGCGTTGGAAGGACACGACTTCCCGAGCAGGCAGCTGCAGAGCGCGTATCTGGGATGGGTGTACGAGCAGGCGGTGGCCGCGCTTCCGGCGGGCATCACCGTGCATGAGCACCGTGGGCACGCCCTGCGCGTCACCGGGCGGCGCGACGGCCGTCAGCACGTCTGGCTGGAGGGGCGCGCCGAACCGCTGACCGCCGACCTCGTCGTACTCACCATCGGTCACCTCGATGCCGAACCCGCCCACGAACACGTCGAGTTGACGCAGTTCGCGAACCGGCACGGGCTCGTCCACCTGCCGCCCGACTTCACCGCCGACAGCGACCTGACCGCCTTGCCCGCCGGTGAACCGGTCATCGTCCGGGGCTTCGGGCTCGCCTTCATCGATCTGATGGTGCTGCTCACCGAAGGACGCGGAGGGCGGTACGAGAACGGCGAATACCTGCCCTCCGGCAAGGAGCCCGTCCTGCACGTCGGGTCGCGGCGTGGTGTCCCGTACCACTCCAAGATCGGCTACGGCCGGCAGGGCGAACGGCCGCCGCTGCCGCGTTTCCTCGGCCCGGAGCAGACCACAGAGCTGCTGAGCCGGCCCGGCCCGCTCGACTTCCGGCGCGACGTGTGGCCACTCGTCGACAAGGAACTCGGATACGCCCACTACCACCGGCTCTTCGCCGCCCACGCCGAGCGCACGACCGTCGACTGGCAGGTCTTCGAGGAGAAGTACACGGCCGCCGACCCGGGCAGCCAGGAGCTGCGCGCCCTCGTCGTCGCCGCCGTGCCCGACCCGGCTGACCGGCTCGACCTCGAAGCGCTCGACCACCCGCTGGACGGCGTGCACCACCCGTCGTACGACGCACTCCAGGTCGGGCTGCGCGAGTACATCACCGCCGACCTCGACCGCCGCCACGACCCCACGCACAGCGAGGACCTCGCCGTCTTCCTCGGACTGCTCTCCGTCTACGGGCAGTTGATGCGGCTCGGTGACATCGGCGGCTGGTGGCACGGCTTCTTCAGCTACCTCGCGTCCGGCCCGCCGGGACCCCGTCTGCACCAGCTGCTCGCCCTCTCGCGGGCCGGGGTCGTCCGCTTCCTCGGCGCGGGAATGACCGTCGAGGCGGACGAGGAACGCGGCGTCTTCCGGGCCGGCAGCGCCACCGTTGCGGGGGAGTGGATCGAGGCCCGCGCACTGGTCGAGGCCCGGCTGCCGGATCCGTCACCGGAGCGCACCCGCAGCCCGATCCTCCAGGCACTGTACGAGGACGGAGCCGCCGCCACCGCCACCGGACTGCTCTCCGTCGACCCCGACGACGGCCGGATCCTGGGCCGCGACGGCCGCCCGCACCCCCGGCGCTTCGCCCTCGGCCCGCACACCACCGCACGGGCGAGCGGCGCCTTCACCCGGCCGCGCACCGGCGGCCCGGCCTTCCGGCAGAACGACGCCACCGCACGGACGGCTCTGGCGTTCCTCCGCGACCCGCTCTGTAGCGACGGCGTCGACCGCAGCGACGGAACGGACGGCGGCGACCGCCTCAGCGCCTGACCGCGGTGCCGTCCCACCTCCTCAGCCCCCTCCGCCCTTGGCCCCATGGCCCGTATTCCAAGGAATCCTCATGTCGCTCACCAGCGATCCACCTCTCGACAGGACGACCGGGCCCCAGGACGATGCCGCTTCCGCCATCGACTACGGCGCGCTCACCGTCGTCCCCGTGCGCCACCCCTGGCGCTGGGCCGCCGTCGTCGCCACCGCCGTCCTGCTCGCCCAGTTCCTGCACGGTCTGGTCACCAACCCCGGCTGGGAGTGGGACGTCTTCGCCCGCTTCTTCACCGCCGAGACCGTCCTCGAGGCCGTCTGGATCACCCTCCAACTGACCTTCTACGGCACGGTGCTCGGCTTCGCGCTCGGCATAGTGCTCGCCTTCATGCGGCTGTCGGCCAGTCCGTTCCTCGGTGCGGTCGCCTACGCGTACATCTGGGCGTTCCGCTCCATACCGCTCATCGTCCAGCTGCTCTTCTGGTTCAACCTCGCCTACCTCTACAAGGAGTTGCGGTTCGG from Streptomyces sp. NBC_01707 includes the following:
- a CDS encoding MFS transporter: MSGTTTARLRLRAAADGANRWVVLVVLCLSLLLVALDATVLHVAVPAVTEDLRPSAVGLLWIVDAYPLVCASLLILFGTLGDRVGRRRILLLGYALFAVASAVAAMADSPGVLIAARALLGVGGAMIMPATLSILRQVFPDRRERAVAIGVWTAVAAVGAATGPVIGGFLVEHFWWGSVFLINIPLMALILPIGRLLLPESRGSDDGPWDVFGALMAAAGVLGVVLGVKRAGTGEGIFVLATLVPLFLGGALIVAFVRRQKRRTHPLIDIGMFARPAFSTAVGCIVLAMLALVGLELIAVQYLQLVLGLSPLETGLRLLPLTFAAMAAGATGSYTLRRVGPRRMVGWGFVLTAASVLLLTLMGQHDRPGLLTVSFVVLGFGLQSTLFGAYESMLSEAPADRAGGAAAIGETSYQLGAGMGIALLGSVMNAAYTPGLAKLSGAGVPAEASTAASHSLGEAYQVASRLGGPLGQVLRTTARHAFVNGLHVTLLVSAGLLLLGALAALRLPRVMECPPRVLCDPHDVQGDHESRETKAFHGPQGAPGQGRRNPPRSLPVRRQPAEATGSGRAAH
- a CDS encoding acyl-CoA dehydrogenase family protein — protein: MSTTESAESAKPSKLPPFDPADPIGIDDLLGPEDLAIRSTVRAWADSRVLPHIAEWYENGELPGIRELARELGSIGALGMSLQGYGCAGATAVQYGLACLELEAADSGIRSLVSVQGSLAMYAIHRFGSEEQKERWLPGMAAGEIIGCFGLTEPDHGSDPAGMRTYAKREPGGAAASDDVGSGGDWVLSGRKMWITNGSVAGVAVVWAQTDEGIRGFVVPTDTPGFSAPEIKHKWSLRASVTSELVLDEVRLPADAVLPGVTGLRGPLSCLSHARYGIVWGAMGAARASFEAAVDYAKTREQFGRPIGGFQLTQAKLADMAVELHKGILLAHHLGRRMDAGRLRPEQVSFGKLNNVREAIEICRTSRTILGANGISLEYPVMRHATNLESVLTYEGTVEMHQLVLGKALTGLDAFR
- a CDS encoding cell division protein SepF yields the protein MGSVRKASAWLGLVEDNDERYYDDDDEYAEGARTGTGNAWVTDPRVQVVSEAAEETGRRIATVTPDSFRDARGIGELFRDGVPVIMNLTAMDPSDAKRVVDFAAGLIFGLRGSIDRVATRVFLLTPADTHVVSGEAAGRPADGFFNQS
- a CDS encoding DUF5685 family protein, which codes for MAHLCGLCLALRSDHGQFARIVTNYDGLIVSVLTEAQAERTTGWRRTAGPCPLRSMRTAPVARGEGARLAAAVSLVLASAKVRDHIADGDGLLRRRPVAAAARRVAAGWDRAGARTGAELGFDTAVLVDAVDRQAGVERLAGPGTPLLTVTEPTESATAAAFAHTAALAGRPWNAEPLAEAGRLFGRLAHLLDAVEDQEADAASGAWNPLTATGTSRAEARRLCDDALRGVRLALGDAEFTDDKLTHVLLVHELRRSVDRAFATQTCSHQEDARRTDEDLTDGQRTEPSAKAPGGAAGLRRTGSFGPPPGNPYAPNNPGSPFGPPQPPPEPPRDRRGLITGCLVWAGLACTCQMCCGTFEDPWSRQRREGLCSQCDCSDCCDACDCCGNCGDCCSSCDCCDCDCGCDC
- a CDS encoding ABC transporter substrate-binding protein; the encoded protein is MPRTRHTAAFALITVAAVALTACGSGDPAAAPAGAAGPAASAKGRVPTQDVVSSVKKNKAAAALLPPDVRAAGALTIASSVGTPPGATYLPDGKTVAGTDIDVADAVARALGLKLKREVAAFEAILPALGSGKYDLGTGNFGVTDERRRTIDFVTYLNDGQGFAVRDDSKLAKVTDLTQLCGLTVGTAAGTTFEVTLEENKHRCAEAGRKPYDVKTYSDLAAVWASLQQGRSDVVMSTINGLRYAVEQQEGVRFLNEFKRLDVGFAFKKGTPLAPAFQAAVNGLKADGTYDRILKKWGIGASAIESSRISPPEIK
- a CDS encoding amino acid ABC transporter permease, encoding MSAQTDAFPQSRPAPLSEGSGKDNDADRLRIVPVRRTGQWTAAVVVLLLLALALNSVIRNDAFQWDVVGDYFSTASVLRGLGLTLWLTALVMALGFALGTLLAVLRLSANRVLQAVSWGYVWLFRSTPILVQLLFWFNIGALYPEILGVRTVNLLGPVTVAVIGLTLHEAAYAAEVVRGGILSVERGQIEAAQSLGLGAWRRFRRIVLPQAMRSIVPPAGNMLIGTLKGTSIVSIIAVQDLLYSVQLVYHRTYQVIPLLLVATLWYVVVTSLLSVGQHYIERHYARGTAGAR
- a CDS encoding FAD/NAD(P)-binding domain-containing protein, translating into MSVGPALVIVGAGPRGTGLIERIAANAPELYEGRRLDIHLVDPYPPGGGRIWRRDQSPLLWMNSMAEDVTMFTDDTVQQEGPIRPGPALHTWAADVRDGRVALGVEPELLDRIKALEGHDFPSRQLQSAYLGWVYEQAVAALPAGITVHEHRGHALRVTGRRDGRQHVWLEGRAEPLTADLVVLTIGHLDAEPAHEHVELTQFANRHGLVHLPPDFTADSDLTALPAGEPVIVRGFGLAFIDLMVLLTEGRGGRYENGEYLPSGKEPVLHVGSRRGVPYHSKIGYGRQGERPPLPRFLGPEQTTELLSRPGPLDFRRDVWPLVDKELGYAHYHRLFAAHAERTTVDWQVFEEKYTAADPGSQELRALVVAAVPDPADRLDLEALDHPLDGVHHPSYDALQVGLREYITADLDRRHDPTHSEDLAVFLGLLSVYGQLMRLGDIGGWWHGFFSYLASGPPGPRLHQLLALSRAGVVRFLGAGMTVEADEERGVFRAGSATVAGEWIEARALVEARLPDPSPERTRSPILQALYEDGAAATATGLLSVDPDDGRILGRDGRPHPRRFALGPHTTARASGAFTRPRTGGPAFRQNDATARTALAFLRDPLCSDGVDRSDGTDGGDRLSA